One genomic region from Pseudomonas hormoni encodes:
- a CDS encoding cytochrome P460 family protein: protein MTWKIVVLPATAGIIGVLLGLSIVAHADSTPGADAEGSPVFGVKLPEGYRNWQFVSIAHEEGEKPDIRVILGNDIAMKAYREGTLPFPDGTIIARLAYKYESSPQNNAVFGRDQSFVAGEPTNVQIEVKDSKRYASTGGWGYGQFENGKPNPSEKIVNSCFACHTKLPTATDLIFTKYSQ, encoded by the coding sequence ATGACTTGGAAAATTGTCGTTTTACCTGCGACCGCCGGCATCATCGGTGTGCTATTGGGCCTATCGATTGTTGCTCACGCAGATTCAACTCCTGGTGCAGACGCGGAAGGATCGCCTGTGTTCGGAGTCAAACTTCCTGAAGGCTATCGTAATTGGCAGTTTGTCAGCATTGCTCATGAAGAAGGTGAGAAGCCCGACATCCGCGTGATCTTGGGAAATGACATAGCTATGAAGGCTTACAGGGAAGGGACTCTGCCATTTCCGGATGGCACGATCATCGCGAGATTGGCCTACAAATACGAATCCTCTCCACAAAATAATGCCGTGTTTGGTAGAGATCAGTCATTCGTCGCTGGAGAGCCAACGAACGTTCAGATCGAGGTTAAAGACTCTAAGCGTTACGCAAGTACAGGTGGGTGGGGGTACGGGCAGTTTGAAAATGGAAAGCCCAACCCAAGTGAAAAAATCGTGAATAGCTGCTTCGCCTGCCACACGAAATTGCCTACTGCGACGGATTTGATCTTCACTAAATATTCTCAGTGA
- a CDS encoding glutathione S-transferase family protein — protein MTNDPSAVEYYYWPTANGQKVAIFLEESGRPYTIHPVNITKGEQFTTEYTRISPDQRIPALVDSEAGVSVFESGAILLYLAQRRRQFLPQDVKGAAEVLQWLFWQAASLGPILGQTVFFLHYASESSPLAEARFSKETERLYRVLEKQLSERPYVAGEYSIADMAIYPWVVIHGKQGITLSDYPHIVAWMKKVGKRPAVIRAYEKGEDIRPSSHAEEERRKLNGLPPL, from the coding sequence ATGACTAATGATCCCAGTGCCGTGGAATATTATTACTGGCCGACTGCGAATGGTCAGAAGGTTGCTATTTTTTTAGAAGAATCGGGTCGTCCCTATACCATCCATCCCGTCAATATTACCAAGGGAGAGCAATTTACAACTGAGTACACGCGCATTTCGCCCGACCAGCGCATACCCGCATTAGTAGACAGCGAAGCAGGTGTATCGGTCTTTGAGTCGGGTGCAATTTTGCTGTACCTGGCTCAGCGCAGGCGCCAATTTCTCCCACAAGACGTTAAAGGCGCTGCTGAAGTCCTTCAGTGGTTATTTTGGCAGGCCGCAAGCCTTGGCCCGATATTGGGCCAGACGGTTTTTTTCCTACACTATGCTTCAGAGAGTTCACCGCTTGCGGAAGCCCGTTTCAGCAAGGAAACCGAGCGCTTATACAGGGTGCTTGAGAAGCAGTTATCCGAGCGACCGTACGTTGCAGGTGAGTACTCGATCGCCGATATGGCAATTTATCCTTGGGTCGTTATCCACGGTAAACAGGGAATAACCCTATCGGATTACCCTCACATTGTGGCCTGGATGAAGAAAGTAGGGAAGCGACCTGCGGTTATTCGGGCTTACGAAAAGGGGGAAGATATTCGCCCATCGTCCCATGCTGAAGAGGAGAGGAGAAAGCTCAATGGCCTTCCTCCGCTGTGA
- a CDS encoding LysR family transcriptional regulator, whose product MDRYHEMVMFEALSDRPSLAAAARRLKVSGPTVVRAVARLEARLGVSLLQRSTQGVVLTRAGEAFMADCSHILQEIEIAEASAKGLHIEAQGNLTVLLPLLFSRYVMTPLLTDYMDMYPDIKLFTHYHDRFPNMNEEALDVAVLIGNLPNSSWIARPVGYVRSIVCGSPDYLEAHGEPCSPDDLKQHKLIGTQAFRNSIQWDFQNQGLQNSIRARTRLSCATVQAAISATAHGAGITRCLSYPLYDYLNSGRLQRILQPFELPSLPVHVVYRERRKASMRLRSFVDHVVDGLRKHPAMQPDVL is encoded by the coding sequence ATGGACCGCTACCATGAGATGGTCATGTTCGAGGCGCTTTCCGATAGACCTAGTCTCGCGGCGGCGGCCCGCCGTCTCAAAGTTTCTGGCCCTACTGTTGTTCGCGCGGTAGCGCGGCTGGAGGCACGTCTAGGCGTGTCATTGTTGCAGCGAAGTACGCAGGGGGTTGTGTTGACCAGAGCAGGGGAAGCGTTTATGGCTGACTGCTCCCACATCCTACAAGAGATCGAGATAGCAGAGGCGTCGGCAAAGGGACTGCATATTGAAGCCCAGGGCAACCTGACGGTTTTGCTCCCGCTGTTGTTTAGCCGCTATGTCATGACACCACTTCTAACGGACTACATGGATATGTATCCGGACATCAAGTTATTCACTCACTACCATGATCGCTTCCCGAACATGAATGAAGAGGCGTTGGACGTCGCGGTGCTGATTGGGAATTTACCTAACTCATCATGGATCGCTCGTCCGGTGGGGTACGTGCGTTCGATCGTCTGTGGCAGTCCTGATTACCTTGAAGCTCACGGTGAGCCGTGTAGTCCAGACGACCTTAAACAACACAAGTTGATTGGCACACAGGCCTTTCGGAATAGCATCCAGTGGGACTTTCAAAATCAGGGCTTGCAGAACAGCATTAGAGCACGCACCCGACTCAGCTGCGCTACGGTGCAGGCGGCGATTAGTGCGACAGCTCATGGAGCGGGTATCACTCGTTGTCTGAGTTACCCGTTGTACGATTACCTCAATAGCGGACGTTTGCAGCGAATCCTGCAACCCTTTGAGCTTCCTTCCTTGCCTGTCCACGTTGTTTACAGAGAGAGACGCAAAGCTTCAATGCGGTTGCGCAGCTTTGTCGACCACGTGGTAGATGGCCTGCGCAAGCATCCAGCTATGCAACCAGACGTGCTTTGA
- a CDS encoding LysR family transcriptional regulator, with product MDRFQEMQVFTAVAEEEGFAAAARRLNISPPSVTRVIAAMEERIGTQLLSRTTRSLHLTEAGQRYLEDCRRILGEVGEAEEAAAGSYSLPCGHLTVTASVLFGELYIAPLLAEYLDRYPSVHLSALLVDRVTSIADEGIDVAIRIGHVQEATLHAIKVGEVRQVICGAPNYFDRYGRPGHPGELSTANIVMSSASHLLSDWQFVNEGNNLSFRFDPRLVVTANQAAINIASQGWGVTRVLSYQVASQVAAGALEIVLQDYEPPALPIQVVYQKSNRVPAKIRTFVEFLTERLGGDIALQSGIEGEM from the coding sequence ATGGATCGTTTTCAAGAAATGCAAGTATTCACAGCGGTTGCAGAAGAAGAAGGGTTTGCTGCCGCAGCCCGACGTCTCAATATTTCTCCACCCAGCGTGACGCGAGTGATCGCGGCAATGGAGGAGCGGATCGGCACCCAGTTGTTGTCAAGAACTACCCGTAGCTTGCACCTGACCGAGGCAGGGCAGCGCTACCTAGAGGATTGTCGCAGAATTTTAGGTGAGGTGGGCGAGGCTGAAGAGGCTGCCGCTGGCAGCTACTCATTGCCTTGTGGCCATTTGACCGTAACGGCTTCGGTATTATTTGGAGAACTGTATATCGCTCCACTATTAGCCGAATATCTCGATCGATATCCCTCGGTTCATCTCAGTGCATTGCTCGTCGACCGAGTGACCAGCATTGCTGATGAGGGCATCGACGTCGCGATTCGAATTGGGCACGTGCAAGAGGCAACGCTGCACGCCATCAAGGTGGGTGAGGTGCGCCAAGTAATATGCGGTGCACCTAACTATTTTGATCGTTACGGAAGACCTGGTCATCCAGGCGAGCTTAGTACAGCCAATATAGTAATGTCGTCTGCGAGCCATCTTCTTAGCGATTGGCAATTTGTAAACGAGGGCAACAATTTAAGCTTTCGGTTTGACCCACGGTTAGTGGTAACGGCTAATCAGGCTGCCATCAATATCGCGTCGCAGGGCTGGGGTGTCACTCGGGTGCTGTCCTACCAGGTGGCAAGCCAAGTCGCTGCTGGCGCATTGGAGATCGTGCTTCAAGACTACGAACCTCCAGCACTGCCCATACAAGTCGTCTACCAGAAGAGCAATCGGGTGCCTGCGAAAATTAGAACTTTCGTGGAATTTCTCACTGAGCGATTGGGCGGTGATATTGCGCTTCAGTCCGGCATTGAAGGTGAGATGTGA
- a CDS encoding glutathione S-transferase family protein: protein MSQKAIKLYRHPKSDQYHCVELMLSLLGLHTEVVSVDLMGDGHQLPEFLAGNSFGQVPFIDDDGTVVADCNAILVYLAATYGDGQWLPRDHLVLARVLCWLSMTDEDVDSKAGSERWITNSDANCEVDEPLIRILALLKEINLALTVNKFLVSGKPTIADVSAYSYLSHAPHGYISLFDYPLVREWLTTVSSLPRFVNVQRQERVYEKHDWNIRS, encoded by the coding sequence ATGTCCCAGAAAGCGATCAAACTCTACCGCCATCCAAAATCCGATCAGTACCACTGCGTCGAATTAATGCTGTCTCTATTAGGTTTACATACCGAGGTGGTATCAGTCGACTTGATGGGGGACGGGCACCAGCTCCCTGAGTTTCTAGCCGGTAACAGCTTTGGCCAAGTACCTTTTATCGATGATGACGGCACCGTTGTGGCTGATTGCAACGCTATCTTGGTATATCTGGCCGCAACGTACGGCGACGGTCAATGGTTGCCAAGGGACCATCTAGTTCTGGCCAGAGTGCTTTGTTGGTTATCTATGACCGATGAAGATGTTGACTCCAAAGCAGGTTCTGAACGATGGATTACTAACTCTGATGCTAACTGTGAAGTTGACGAGCCTTTAATTAGGATCTTGGCACTGCTCAAAGAAATTAACCTAGCATTGACAGTAAATAAGTTTTTAGTGAGTGGTAAACCCACGATAGCGGACGTATCAGCTTATTCCTATTTATCCCATGCGCCGCATGGGTACATCTCCCTTTTTGATTACCCACTCGTCCGCGAATGGTTAACCACTGTTTCGTCGTTGCCGCGGTTTGTGAATGTGCAGCGACAGGAAAGAGTATATGAAAAGCACGATTGGAATATTAGAAGCTAG
- a CDS encoding putative quinol monooxygenase, whose protein sequence is MVSVALFVEMKAKPGKEAEVDDFLRSALPLANAETGTTSWFALKMSTSVFGIFDAFANNEDRDAHLNGPIAQALMSKAGYLLSEPPSIQKVDVLAAKG, encoded by the coding sequence ATGGTCAGCGTAGCCCTGTTTGTAGAAATGAAAGCTAAGCCAGGCAAGGAAGCGGAGGTTGACGACTTTCTGAGAAGTGCTTTGCCATTGGCAAACGCGGAGACAGGTACCACCTCTTGGTTTGCTCTGAAAATGAGCACATCGGTTTTCGGTATTTTTGATGCCTTTGCCAACAATGAGGACCGGGATGCTCATCTGAACGGCCCCATTGCCCAAGCGTTGATGTCGAAGGCCGGTTATTTGCTGTCGGAGCCACCATCGATCCAGAAGGTAGATGTGTTGGCCGCCAAAGGTTAA
- a CDS encoding GlxA family transcriptional regulator: MRIYILALEGVFDLGLAAFMDVLGTASELAGEDPTKRMLDVTIVGVRPEVHTGQRLSVPVHLAAELPQPDLVLVPALSSKMPEGLTRALEQPDVGEAGQWLRCWSQAGATIAAACTGTFVVAEAGLLNGHSATTSWWLSAFFRHRYPLVILDEERMLVCSDPFVTAGAAMAHFDLGLHVVSRQSPTLAALCARYLLIETRPSQAAFIIPDHIAHTDPIVQRFEQWARDHLESGFSAAAAAATIGVSERTLVRRIQQVLGKSPLAWFQDLRVDYAVHLLQTTDSSVEQIASRVGYADGTTLRTLLRRKLGQGIRELRQRATHVAVL; encoded by the coding sequence ATGAGAATTTATATCCTTGCTCTAGAAGGTGTTTTTGATCTCGGCCTAGCCGCCTTTATGGACGTGCTCGGAACTGCCAGCGAATTAGCCGGAGAAGATCCGACAAAGCGAATGTTGGATGTAACCATCGTGGGGGTGAGACCCGAGGTACACACAGGCCAACGTCTTAGCGTGCCGGTGCACCTTGCGGCAGAATTACCTCAACCAGATCTCGTGTTGGTGCCCGCGCTGTCTTCGAAGATGCCGGAAGGACTTACGCGAGCCCTCGAACAACCCGACGTCGGGGAAGCAGGCCAGTGGTTGAGATGCTGGTCACAGGCCGGAGCAACAATAGCTGCCGCTTGCACAGGCACATTCGTGGTAGCAGAAGCCGGACTGCTAAACGGTCATAGCGCTACTACGTCCTGGTGGCTGTCAGCATTCTTCCGTCACCGTTATCCTCTAGTGATTCTGGATGAAGAGCGGATGCTCGTCTGCTCAGATCCTTTTGTTACTGCGGGAGCTGCAATGGCCCATTTCGATCTTGGTCTGCACGTAGTCAGCCGTCAAAGTCCTACACTTGCTGCGCTATGTGCTCGCTACCTACTTATCGAGACGAGACCATCACAAGCTGCATTCATCATTCCCGATCACATTGCTCACACTGACCCGATAGTCCAGCGCTTCGAGCAATGGGCACGCGATCATCTTGAGTCTGGCTTTTCAGCAGCCGCGGCGGCCGCCACAATCGGCGTGAGTGAGCGAACTCTCGTTCGGCGTATTCAACAAGTTCTAGGCAAGTCACCACTAGCGTGGTTTCAGGATCTACGCGTTGATTACGCAGTTCATCTGCTGCAAACGACAGACTCCAGCGTCGAACAAATTGCTAGCCGCGTTGGTTACGCTGACGGTACAACTCTGCGAACTTTACTACGCCGCAAACTTGGGCAAGGAATACGAGAATTGCGCCAACGCGCTACTCACGTTGCAGTTTTATGA
- a CDS encoding alpha/beta fold hydrolase yields MTGIGVALVSMLPKAAQAQTASPSKSESGSHTMTSNTITTTEGVVLYYKDWGPKNGPVVTLSHGWPLDSDSWDGQAFFLASQGFRVVAHDRRGHGRSSQPWDGNDMDHYADDLATVINTLNLKNVTIMGFSTGGGEVARYVGRHGTSRVAKICLISSVPPLMLKTPANPGGLPIDVFDGIRAGMIADRSQLFKDIPAGPFYGFNRPGAKTSQGMIDSWWRQGMVGGFKNTFDSIKAFSETDFTEDLKKFDKPTLIVHGDDDQIVPIDAAGRASKKLVPSATLKVYAGAPHGLTETHREQLNKDLLAFLHS; encoded by the coding sequence ATGACAGGAATAGGCGTGGCCCTTGTGTCAATGTTACCCAAAGCGGCACAGGCACAAACTGCCTCGCCATCAAAATCTGAATCGGGATCTCATACCATGACATCCAATACCATTACTACCACTGAAGGTGTGGTGCTTTATTACAAAGATTGGGGACCAAAAAACGGTCCAGTCGTGACGCTCAGCCATGGCTGGCCTCTCGATTCTGACAGCTGGGATGGGCAAGCTTTCTTTCTCGCATCCCAGGGCTTCCGAGTCGTCGCGCACGATCGCCGCGGGCATGGCCGTTCAAGCCAACCTTGGGACGGTAACGACATGGATCACTACGCGGATGACCTTGCGACTGTGATCAATACGCTGAATCTGAAAAACGTCACGATCATGGGTTTTTCCACCGGTGGTGGTGAAGTAGCGCGATATGTAGGCCGGCATGGCACCTCCCGCGTTGCAAAGATCTGTCTGATTTCGTCAGTACCTCCACTCATGCTGAAAACTCCTGCGAATCCGGGTGGATTGCCAATCGATGTATTCGATGGGATTCGCGCCGGGATGATCGCGGACCGCTCGCAACTGTTCAAAGATATCCCTGCGGGACCATTTTATGGATTCAACCGGCCCGGGGCAAAAACCTCACAAGGCATGATTGATTCCTGGTGGAGACAGGGAATGGTCGGTGGTTTCAAAAACACATTCGATTCAATCAAAGCGTTTTCGGAAACAGACTTTACCGAAGACCTCAAAAAATTCGATAAACCGACGCTCATCGTCCATGGTGACGACGATCAGATTGTGCCTATCGATGCCGCTGGCAGAGCCTCCAAAAAGCTGGTCCCTAGCGCAACTCTCAAGGTATATGCGGGCGCGCCCCATGGTCTGACTGAGACCCACAGGGAACAACTCAACAAGGATTTACTGGCATTCCTTCATAGCTGA
- a CDS encoding cysteine hydrolase family protein yields the protein MAADKPAQSNLEKYAAPKNPALPKSTMKLDLSRTALVVIDPQIDFMSPKGKAWPMTGESVTEQNLVPNLLRLFKAAKAANMTVAISPHWYWGTDHHWKIQAPVEAMQHDMKLFDDRKNELDVAGFENSGSDFMPEFKPYIMDGKTFLCSPHKLYGPQVNDLNLQLRKQLVDQVILTGMLANLCVESHMRELLEQGFEVAVVRDAVAGPKLPEGDGYLAAIINYRFMANAVWTTDEVVAMMEGKS from the coding sequence ATGGCTGCGGACAAACCCGCACAATCGAATCTAGAAAAATATGCTGCCCCAAAGAACCCCGCACTTCCGAAGTCGACGATGAAGCTCGACCTTTCGCGTACCGCTTTGGTGGTCATCGACCCGCAAATCGACTTCATGAGTCCGAAAGGTAAAGCCTGGCCGATGACGGGCGAAAGCGTGACGGAGCAGAATCTAGTCCCCAATCTCCTGCGCCTATTTAAAGCGGCCAAAGCAGCCAATATGACGGTCGCTATCTCGCCGCATTGGTACTGGGGAACGGACCATCACTGGAAAATTCAGGCCCCAGTCGAAGCCATGCAACACGATATGAAGCTCTTTGATGATCGCAAAAACGAGTTAGACGTGGCAGGTTTTGAGAATTCAGGAAGCGATTTCATGCCGGAGTTCAAACCTTACATCATGGACGGCAAGACGTTTCTCTGTTCGCCCCACAAACTATACGGCCCACAGGTTAACGACCTAAACCTACAGCTGCGTAAACAACTCGTCGATCAAGTCATCCTGACCGGCATGCTGGCGAACCTTTGCGTGGAATCTCACATGCGTGAGCTGCTTGAACAGGGGTTCGAGGTCGCAGTGGTACGAGATGCCGTAGCGGGCCCTAAGCTTCCTGAGGGTGACGGGTACCTGGCAGCGATCATCAACTACCGCTTTATGGCAAATGCCGTGTGGACTACCGATGAAGTGGTCGCAATGATGGAAGGCAAGTCTTAG
- a CDS encoding ATP-binding protein, protein MINPMKNSTEMQNSCAIRFGQFQLFPSKRRLLRNGQQVELGSRALDVLIALVAHAGDVITTRDLVQMVWKGVVVDDSCIRVHVYALRKALACPETSTSYVVNIPGHGYSFVAPVTLAPLDVENAATTQSIPAGELPPRLVRMVGRDDTVKEISDLIKQHRFVTISGLGGMGKTTVAIAVAHHFRSQFEGMVIFLDLSAITDSSMLPGTLAAAVGVQYQEAEPLQTLVGLIRDMRLLVVFDSCDHVIDAVTCLAETLFGQAEHTHILVTSREPLRAEGEHIYRLGSLACPPEQADLTAVDAMTFSAVQLFVERVAHNQSAFALSDNDARVVAHICRKLDGIALAIELGAGQVPAYGIQGIAELLKNRFSLFWEGRRNAMSRHQTLNAMIDWSFDLLSANEAMVLRRLSVLTGKFSLEVATQVVAPQGHEMMVIDAIGRLVTKSLVLAESNNCLMCYRLPYTTRAYALEKLHGAGEFDSTTERHAIYLVSLLERLNVQGEALPDYERIQRYIEYLGNICSTLDWTFSESGNLSLGIRLAASSAPLFLGLSMLDECRRWSGRALAAGVCQPNGLPQETVWQEAVAIASMFALGKPHSGNAASGMSKVFDEHLGDTLRQLRLLGGSSSTLTWSAEQQEFQLSTLQAMTLSDQITDPKGIAMMQWMLGDADQYAIQHQSSAQDSRAGWNLYFSQSVGDDFSFSYDYRVRALSSLARISWLRGYPDQAVQLGRQALHRANHLRHPATICLALIYVSTVFLWTGDWSAARQTIDQLNSTAKLNSFEPELAVGLGLEGILLYSQGNVEAGVQRLNGCLSLLSVENHQVLATMFIRCLAEGFAATGRFDNALEIVCGAMEMIENIGETFDTPEVLRIAADLYAARPDPDFELAEQYLNRSLACAERQSALAWELRTAISLTRLHLKQGRINEAGKLLHTVFGRFTEGYDTQDMREARLLLESLSLRSATCHLGDAATGLNITLWQD, encoded by the coding sequence ATGATCAATCCCATGAAAAACTCTACAGAAATGCAGAATTCTTGCGCCATCAGGTTCGGTCAATTCCAACTGTTTCCGTCAAAGAGACGGCTGCTTAGGAACGGACAGCAAGTCGAGTTGGGTAGCCGAGCTTTAGACGTGCTCATCGCTCTCGTCGCCCACGCTGGTGACGTGATCACCACCCGCGACCTCGTTCAGATGGTGTGGAAGGGCGTAGTAGTGGATGACAGCTGCATACGTGTACATGTTTATGCATTACGCAAAGCTTTGGCGTGCCCAGAAACAAGTACGAGCTATGTCGTTAATATTCCGGGCCACGGTTATAGCTTTGTGGCCCCCGTTACACTTGCTCCCCTCGATGTTGAAAATGCAGCCACGACTCAGTCGATTCCGGCTGGCGAGTTACCTCCACGCCTGGTGCGAATGGTAGGTCGTGACGACACCGTGAAGGAGATCTCGGACCTAATAAAGCAACACCGTTTCGTCACTATTAGCGGTCTCGGAGGGATGGGTAAAACAACCGTAGCAATAGCGGTTGCTCACCATTTCAGATCGCAATTTGAAGGCATGGTTATCTTCCTGGATCTGAGCGCAATTACTGATTCCAGTATGCTGCCTGGAACTCTCGCGGCGGCGGTAGGTGTGCAGTACCAAGAAGCCGAGCCACTGCAAACGTTAGTGGGCCTCATACGAGACATGCGTCTGTTGGTCGTGTTTGATAGCTGTGACCATGTAATCGATGCAGTCACTTGCTTGGCAGAAACGCTCTTTGGGCAGGCAGAACACACTCACATTTTGGTTACCAGCCGAGAACCATTACGAGCGGAGGGCGAACATATTTACCGCTTGGGCTCTCTGGCCTGTCCGCCCGAGCAAGCTGATCTGACAGCCGTCGATGCCATGACATTCTCGGCCGTGCAATTGTTCGTTGAACGTGTTGCTCATAATCAAAGTGCGTTTGCCCTCAGCGATAACGATGCTCGAGTGGTGGCTCACATCTGTCGAAAACTCGACGGCATAGCGCTAGCAATTGAACTGGGCGCCGGTCAGGTTCCAGCCTACGGAATTCAGGGCATCGCTGAACTGCTCAAAAATCGATTTAGCCTATTTTGGGAAGGGCGTCGCAATGCAATGTCTCGGCACCAAACGTTAAACGCAATGATCGATTGGAGCTTCGATCTCTTATCCGCTAACGAAGCTATGGTGCTACGCCGGTTATCCGTCTTGACTGGCAAATTCTCCCTAGAGGTTGCGACTCAAGTGGTAGCTCCTCAAGGCCATGAGATGATGGTTATCGATGCAATAGGACGATTGGTGACAAAGTCGTTGGTCTTGGCCGAAAGCAATAATTGCTTGATGTGCTACAGGCTGCCCTACACGACCCGGGCTTACGCGCTTGAGAAATTACACGGCGCTGGTGAGTTTGACTCGACAACTGAACGCCATGCTATCTACCTCGTTTCACTGCTTGAGCGTCTCAATGTGCAGGGAGAAGCGCTTCCAGATTACGAGCGCATTCAACGTTACATAGAGTATCTAGGAAACATCTGTTCGACGCTCGATTGGACTTTTTCGGAGTCAGGGAATCTTTCCCTTGGCATTCGTCTTGCAGCCTCTTCAGCGCCTTTATTCTTAGGGTTGTCCATGCTAGATGAGTGTCGTCGCTGGAGTGGGCGAGCCCTCGCCGCCGGGGTTTGCCAGCCCAATGGTCTCCCTCAGGAAACTGTTTGGCAGGAAGCGGTAGCAATCGCCAGTATGTTCGCTTTAGGAAAGCCCCATTCTGGGAATGCGGCCAGCGGTATGAGTAAAGTATTTGATGAGCACCTGGGCGACACCCTTCGTCAGCTCAGATTGTTGGGTGGTTCAAGCAGTACTCTCACGTGGAGTGCGGAGCAACAAGAGTTCCAACTCTCGACTCTTCAGGCAATGACGCTGAGTGATCAAATTACAGATCCTAAAGGCATCGCCATGATGCAGTGGATGCTGGGAGATGCTGATCAATATGCCATTCAACATCAGTCGTCTGCGCAGGATTCTCGTGCCGGTTGGAATCTGTATTTTTCGCAATCAGTAGGGGACGACTTCTCGTTTAGCTATGACTATCGTGTTCGAGCGTTGTCATCTCTGGCTAGGATTTCTTGGTTGCGCGGATACCCGGATCAAGCAGTTCAGCTCGGTCGACAAGCTCTCCATCGTGCAAATCATCTGCGCCATCCTGCAACCATTTGCCTGGCACTTATCTACGTGTCCACGGTGTTTCTCTGGACAGGCGATTGGAGTGCCGCCCGGCAGACAATTGATCAGCTTAATTCGACTGCTAAGCTCAATTCCTTCGAGCCAGAGCTGGCAGTAGGGCTGGGCCTAGAAGGCATTCTTTTGTATTCCCAAGGCAACGTTGAAGCTGGTGTTCAACGGTTGAATGGTTGCCTGAGCTTGTTAAGCGTAGAGAATCATCAAGTCCTGGCCACCATGTTTATCAGATGCCTCGCGGAGGGTTTCGCCGCTACAGGTAGATTTGATAATGCGTTGGAAATCGTTTGCGGGGCAATGGAGATGATTGAAAACATCGGAGAGACCTTCGATACCCCGGAAGTCTTGCGAATCGCCGCGGACCTCTATGCAGCTCGACCGGACCCAGACTTTGAGCTAGCCGAGCAATATCTGAACCGCTCTCTGGCATGCGCCGAGCGGCAATCTGCGTTGGCTTGGGAATTACGGACGGCCATTTCGTTAACCAGACTGCATCTGAAGCAAGGCCGCATTAATGAGGCTGGAAAATTGCTTCATACGGTTTTTGGAAGGTTTACTGAGGGGTATGACACCCAAGATATGCGTGAAGCCAGACTGTTATTGGAATCGTTGAGTCTACGGAGTGCTACGTGCCATTTAGGAGATGCTGCCACAGGGCTCAACATAACCCTGTGGCAGGATTGA
- a CDS encoding DUF2790 domain-containing protein: MKFMITLFLTIAASSAFAANDVQTARTGVPTDVAKIISVTDIRFACGVVPVEMVYQDSLGARRVATYMEEGGGCQTN, translated from the coding sequence ATGAAATTTATGATTACTCTATTCTTGACCATTGCTGCCAGTAGCGCGTTTGCCGCCAATGATGTGCAGACAGCCCGCACTGGTGTACCTACGGATGTGGCAAAAATAATCAGCGTTACAGACATTAGGTTCGCATGTGGGGTCGTGCCTGTTGAAATGGTTTATCAAGACTCCCTGGGGGCGCGGCGTGTTGCAACGTACATGGAGGAAGGGGGGGGGTGCCAGACCAATTGA
- a CDS encoding carboxymuconolactone decarboxylase family protein, whose product MFVNWSEMLPTIQKAFGSLGKSNPKMVKAYMALAEASSEHNVLDAKTRELISIAVAVTTRCDGCIGAHTDEAIKAGATREEIAATLATAVQMNAGAAYIYSLRTLEAYDTLKK is encoded by the coding sequence ATGTTCGTAAACTGGTCTGAAATGCTGCCTACCATCCAAAAAGCCTTTGGATCGCTGGGCAAAAGTAATCCAAAGATGGTCAAGGCCTATATGGCCCTCGCCGAGGCCTCCTCTGAACACAACGTTCTGGATGCCAAGACGCGCGAACTGATTTCGATTGCCGTCGCTGTCACTACGCGTTGCGATGGCTGTATTGGTGCTCACACCGATGAGGCAATTAAGGCTGGCGCGACTCGTGAAGAAATTGCCGCGACCTTGGCTACCGCGGTCCAGATGAACGCCGGTGCTGCGTATATCTACTCACTGCGCACCCTTGAAGCGTATGACACATTGAAAAAATAG
- a CDS encoding nuclear transport factor 2 family protein codes for MNGQTNLEFAHFFLQKLASGDAQALALQFAENAEWEVAGDVGALPWLGKHQGKEAIVNFVRDTAALLTSESLVIQDILANDHRAMILGTLASRVNATGKLIETSFVLVLEISDRLITSFRMLEDTFAVSQAARIH; via the coding sequence ATGAACGGGCAAACCAACTTAGAATTCGCTCATTTTTTTTTGCAGAAGCTGGCCAGCGGCGACGCTCAAGCGCTTGCGCTCCAATTCGCTGAGAATGCGGAGTGGGAGGTTGCGGGTGACGTAGGGGCATTACCTTGGCTGGGTAAGCACCAAGGCAAAGAGGCAATAGTAAATTTCGTGAGAGACACTGCGGCTCTGCTTACAAGCGAGAGTCTGGTTATCCAGGATATTTTGGCGAATGATCATCGTGCAATGATCCTAGGTACGCTCGCATCGCGGGTCAATGCCACTGGAAAACTCATTGAAACGTCGTTCGTCCTTGTGCTGGAGATCAGCGATAGGTTGATCACTAGCTTTCGAATGCTAGAGGATACTTTTGCTGTATCGCAGGCAGCACGTATCCATTAG